The genomic segment GTCGCGCCGCTCGAGCCGGCGCCGATCACCCAGGCCATGAACAGGCTCGTGACGGCGGCGAGAGCGAACAGGAGTATCGTCGTTGGGTCCATCAGTCGTAAGTCGGCGGTCGTTCGGTAGTGCGATTCTCCGACATCTCGTATTCAGTCGGCACCCGTCGCGGCGGTTTCGGTCGCTGGGCGCTGGCTGCGCCAGCGGCCCTGAAGGTAAGCGCCGGCGAACATGCCGACGAACGCCCACAGGATGGTGACGTTCCCGATACCGAGGCTGGCGTAGGCCGCGCCGGGGCAGATCCCCGACAGGCCCCAGCCGACGCCGAAGATAGCGCCGCCGATCAGGACGTTGCGATCGAACGCTTTCAGTCGCCGGCCGTAGACGTCACCGGTCAGCGGCGCGCGGTCGCGCAGCCGGGGCATCACCGCGAAGGCGATACCCGAGATGACCGCCGCGCCGAACATGACGAACACCAGGCCGAGGTCGACGAACTGGAGGAAGTCCAGCACGACCTCCGGCCGGGCCATGTGGCTAAACGCGAGGCCGAACCCGAAGATCAGGCCGCCGACGAGGATCAGCGGCACGAACAGGGGGTGGCGGTTTCGGCTCACGGGACGTCACCTCCCCGTTCGCTATTCCGAGACGCGACCGAAGGGAGGGTCTCGCACATTACGGACTCACCCCCATCGCCTGGACGAGTTGCGCGGTCACGATCGCGACCGTCAGGAACGTGACTACACCGACGATCGAGGTTTTCGAGGCCGAACCGACGCCGCAGACGCCGTGGCCCGACGTACAACCCTTGCCGATTCGGGTGCCGATCCCGACGAGGACGCCGCCGACCAGCAGCCGCCAGGGCTGGACGTCCGTCGTCCACGCCTCACCCTGCCAGACGACGGCGTACACCGCCGCTCCCAGGATGATCCCGAGCGTGAAGACGACGCGCCAGTCGCGGGAGGCGCGGTACTGCTGGAACCGCGACTGCTCGGAGACGTACGACAGCGTCGACTCGAGGAACGTGCTCGCACCCGCCGCGATCCCCGTGCCGAGGTAGATGACGACCGCGCCGAGGCCGACGAGTAGCCCTCCGACGGCGTAGCGATAGACGCCGTTTGGGAACGGCTCGAGGGGCGCTACTTGGGCGACGAGTTCGGCGGGCACTGCGATCTCGAACACGGCGATCAGTCACCAGCCAGCGACTCTTGACTGGCGGCACAGTTGTTCGGGCCGAGCTCGAGTTCGAACGCCTCCTCGTCGTCGGCCTCCTGCTGGCCGAGGTTCGTCGGGATGATCTCCTCGTAGTTGGCCGGACGGGGCGGCATGTCCGAGAGGATCAGTTCGACGAACTCGTCTTCGTCCATCGTCAGCGCGGCCATCTCGTCCTCGAGCTGGCCGATCGGGGCCGTGTAGGTGTCGTCCTCGGCGGGGTCGGCGGCATCACTGAAGTGGGCCCCGCCGATCAGGGTGTCGTCGGGCAGCGTCAGCACGCGCTCCTGAAGTGACTCGTAGAGCTGCTTGGCGGCGTCTTCGGCGCCTTCGTTGCCCTCCTCGAGGTCGGGACGGGCGACGCTCTCGACGAACAGGCCGTCGCCTGTCGCCAGCAGCTCGCCGTCGATCAGGTACGAGGTCATTCCGGAGGTGTGTCCGGGCGTGTAGACGGTCTCGATCGTCGCATCGCCGACCTCGAACTCGTCGCCGTCCGCGGCCAGCGTCATCTCGTCGGCGTAGGTGACCCCGCGGTCGACCGACGCCTCGGGGATCGCGCCTTCGACGCCGACGGCGTCGAGGTCGCGGACGCCCGAGATGTGGTCCGCGTGGACGTGCGTGTCGATCGCGTATTTCAGATCGGCGTCGAGCTCGTCGACGTCCTCGTGGTAGCGGTCGGTGAACGCGCGCAGCGGGTCGATCACGGCCGCCTCGCCGCCGTCGACGACGAGGTAGCCGAGACAACCGCTCGAGGGGCGCTGGTACTGGTAGAGCGTCCCGGCGCCGTCGTAGCGCTCGACTTCGACGCGCTCGTAGATGCGCGCCCAGCCGTTCATCCCGTCTTCGAGGTGGTCGACGTCGTAGCCGCGCTCTTTCAACTGTGCGGCGACGTACTCGCTCGAACCGCCCTTCGCGCAGAGGACCGTGATTTCGCGGTCGTCGGGAATCCGCGCAAGGACATCGTCGTCGATCTCGTCGTCCAGGAACTCGAAGTACGGAACGTTGATCGACTCGACGTTCTCGCCGTCGATTCGCCACTCTTCGTACTCCGACTCCATGCGGGTGTCGAGGAGGGTGACCGCTTCGCCCGCGTCGATTCGCTCCTTCAGCCCGTCGGGGCTGACCGGTTCGACCTCGACGTCCGGCATTGGAAGGTCCATGTCGTCCATGTTGTACAGTTCTCAGTATCGGTTGCTCGCACTTAAGAGTTTGTATAGAATTTCCAATTATACACAATACAGTACTCGCGAATCCCGCAGAGATTGATGAGAGTGGCCGAATACGGGATATATGGGCTGTTTCTATACGTTTTAGTAGATGGGGTGTTTGTGTGTTGTGCAATAATCGGTAGTCTTTTATGGAATGCCCAATATTGTATGATAACTCCAATACGGAGCACAGAGAAAACCATGAGTTCGGAATATCAGACCGCGCAGACGCTGGACGTGAAAGGACAGTCGTGCCCGATGCCCATCGTGAAAACCAAGCAAGCGATCGACGATCTCGAGGCCGGCGACGTCCTCGAGGTGATCGCGACGGACTCTGGCAGCATGAGTGACATTCAGGGCTGGGCCGACGGAACCGACGGCGTCGAACTCCTCGAACAGGTCGAGGACGACGACCGCTACACCCACTACGTGAAGAAAACGGAATAATGAGCACGGACAACCAAACGACAGCAATCGAAGACGGCGACGCGGAACCGGAGCCCGAATCCGACGCCGAGTTTGACGCCGCCGAGTTGCAGATGCTGCGCGAGCGCGTCGAGGAGCTAGAGGAGTCACTCGCGGAGGCGGACGCGGGCGACGACCAGAAGAAGATGACCATCGTCGCGACGCAGGGCAGTTTCGACATGGCGTACCCGCCGTTAATCCTCGCGAGCACGGCGGCCGCCTTCGACTGGGAGGTCGTCGTCTTCCACACGTTCTGGGGGCTCGACATCCTCCACGAGGAGCACTCGAAGGACCTCAAGCTGAGCGCCGTCGGCAACCCGAACATGCCGGTTCCGAACGCCATCGCCGCGCTCCCCGGGATGGACACGATGGCCACGAAGATGATGCAGAGGAAGATCGACGAGAACGGAACCGCCACCATCGAGGAATTGATCGACCTCTCGCTCGAGAGCGGCGTCGACCTCCAGGCCTGCCAGATGACGATCGAGCTGATGGACTACGACGAGGACGACTTCTACGACGGCATCACCACCGGGGTCGGCGCGGCCACGGCGCTCCAGCACATGGCCGAATCTGACATCCAGCTCCTGGTATAGATCGTGATCGCAGCTCGCGCGTTCGGCGGAACTGGAGACGCGGTCACGGCCGACGGTGAGTGATTGGGCTGACTCGAGTCGAATGCCGGCCGTCTGCAGTATGACAAGCGATGAGTAACGAGTACGCGCGGGAATCCGAAAGAACTGGCGGCAGCTTCTCCTGCAGGTTCTGACGGTGTTTGCGGTCGGCCTCACGATGGGAGCCGAGCGAAACGTCATTCCGATCGTGGGCGAGGGCGTTCGGCGTCGAGTTATTCCTCATGATCGGCTCGTTCGTCGTGAGCTTCGGCATCGTCAAGACCGTTCTCAGCCTCTACTCGGGGAAGTGGGCCGAGGCGTACGGACGGAAACCGGTTCTCACCCTCGGGCGGCTCGCAGCACTGCCCATTTCGTTCGTTCTGATCCTCGCGCCGAACTGGTGGTGGGTAACCCTCGGCAACGTTCTGCTGGACGTCAATCAGGGCGTCGCGTGGAGCATGAGCATGATCCCGAAGATCGAGTTGGCCGGGCCCGACGAGCGCGGCCTGGCCGCCGGCATCGACGAGGCGTTCGGCTACACGGGCGACGCCGTCGGCGCCGTACTCGTCGGCCTCACCGTCGACCTGCTGTTCATCGAGACGGCGTTCTACGGAACGGCCGTCGCGATGGTTCTCTCGGGAACGTACGCGTTCTTCCGGATGGACGAGACGCACCTCGAATTCGGGACGCACGACCCGCCGGAGTAATCCTCGATTCTGATCTACGAGGGCCGCTCTCCGAGGAACCGTGTCGCCGCATCGCGGAAGAGGGCGTCGACCGCCCCCGACGACAGTTCGCGGTTCAGCAAGCCTTCGTACTCGCGGCGGTAGGCGTGCGGCACGTTCGGATAGTCGGATCCGTACAGCACTCTCCCGGCGAGCTCTTCGAAGACGGTATCGTCGATCCGCGCGGGGTCGAAGTCGACGTACTCGTCGACGACCGTCGCCATACTGAAGCAGGTGTCGAGGAAGACGTTCTCGTCCTCGCGTGCGAGGTCGATGAACGCCTCGTGCTCGAAAACGCCCATGTGTGCGCAGCAGG from the Natronococcus sp. AD-5 genome contains:
- a CDS encoding YeeE/YedE family protein is translated as MFEIAVPAELVAQVAPLEPFPNGVYRYAVGGLLVGLGAVVIYLGTGIAAGASTFLESTLSYVSEQSRFQQYRASRDWRVVFTLGIILGAAVYAVVWQGEAWTTDVQPWRLLVGGVLVGIGTRIGKGCTSGHGVCGVGSASKTSIVGVVTFLTVAIVTAQLVQAMGVSP
- a CDS encoding sulfurtransferase TusA family protein: MSSEYQTAQTLDVKGQSCPMPIVKTKQAIDDLEAGDVLEVIATDSGSMSDIQGWADGTDGVELLEQVEDDDRYTHYVKKTE
- a CDS encoding DsrE/DsrF/DrsH-like family protein: MSTDNQTTAIEDGDAEPEPESDAEFDAAELQMLRERVEELEESLAEADAGDDQKKMTIVATQGSFDMAYPPLILASTAAAFDWEVVVFHTFWGLDILHEEHSKDLKLSAVGNPNMPVPNAIAALPGMDTMATKMMQRKIDENGTATIEELIDLSLESGVDLQACQMTIELMDYDEDDFYDGITTGVGAATALQHMAESDIQLLV
- a CDS encoding YeeE/YedE family protein, translating into MSRNRHPLFVPLILVGGLIFGFGLAFSHMARPEVVLDFLQFVDLGLVFVMFGAAVISGIAFAVMPRLRDRAPLTGDVYGRRLKAFDRNVLIGGAIFGVGWGLSGICPGAAYASLGIGNVTILWAFVGMFAGAYLQGRWRSQRPATETAATGAD
- a CDS encoding MBL fold metallo-hydrolase, translated to MDDMDLPMPDVEVEPVSPDGLKERIDAGEAVTLLDTRMESEYEEWRIDGENVESINVPYFEFLDDEIDDDVLARIPDDREITVLCAKGGSSEYVAAQLKERGYDVDHLEDGMNGWARIYERVEVERYDGAGTLYQYQRPSSGCLGYLVVDGGEAAVIDPLRAFTDRYHEDVDELDADLKYAIDTHVHADHISGVRDLDAVGVEGAIPEASVDRGVTYADEMTLAADGDEFEVGDATIETVYTPGHTSGMTSYLIDGELLATGDGLFVESVARPDLEEGNEGAEDAAKQLYESLQERVLTLPDDTLIGGAHFSDAADPAEDDTYTAPIGQLEDEMAALTMDEDEFVELILSDMPPRPANYEEIIPTNLGQQEADDEEAFELELGPNNCAASQESLAGD